The sequence GTCGCCAGAGGCGAAAAATATGCAGTCACACCGGCCAGCACGGAAAAACTGAAGGACCTGCTTCGGAAGGATGCGCCGAAGGCCAGTGCCTCGTTGGGTTCGTTCCTCAATGGTTTGATGGAGGATATCAATGAATAGCTTTACACACCGGAAGCACCTGGGAACAGGGGTTGTACTTATCATGTTCATGGCCTGCATCGCAGTTCGTCCGACCGAACTGCATGCAAAGAGCACGGATGGCACGAAGGATGCTAATCAAAAGGCACCTGTCATCAAGCGCGATCCGTTCTGGCCCATCGGCTATGTGCCGGAAAGTGTGAAGGCCGCGACCGAGCCGGAGCCCGAACCGGTCAAGCCTACAGTGGCAAACAATTGGAACAAGGCCATGAGAAATGTCGTTATCAATGGAGTGAGCAGCCGAGCGGACAACGAATTCTTTGCCGTGATCAACGGCGAGGTCAAGAGTGTTGGCGACACGGTTTCCATTTCGTTCGATGGAATGGTCTACACCTGGGCGGTGGACAGTATCAAGCCGCCGGGATCGGTCAAGCTGCGCCGGGTGTCTGCGCTTTAGGGAGTCGTTGAATACAAGGGAATCAGGAAGGTGAATGGAATGAACATCGCAATGGGAAAAAGTTTTTGGAGCATTCTGGCGGCAACTACGCTGACGGGAACGATGGTCTATGCCCAGCAGGAAAAGATCGCGGATGAAGATCTGCTCAGCCTGATGGAAACGGTTAACGGAGGGGAAACCGCGACGCTGATGGGAACGAACCTCGTGGACGAGGCCATGGATATCCTGGTTGCCGCCGGGGAAAACGTTGCCGATACCAACAGCACCGAATCCGCCGAAGTGGTGGACGATCTCGGCATGGTCGCGGTGGACCAAAGCGCCATGAGCAGCGGCGACAACCTGATTTCCGTCCGACTTAACAAAGTGGGGCTGGAAGAGGCGATCAATCTGTTTGCCCAGCTTTCCGGCGCCAACATCATTGTGCCCGAGTTGACCGATGCGGCCCAGATTTCCGTGAACCTCAAGGATGTCGAATGGCGCCCGGCGCTGCAGTCCATCCTCGACACCTATGATTACGAACTCTATCAGAAAGTGGCTGGCTCCAACGTCTACAGCGTCCGCCAACGCCCGGTCGGCGCGCCCGAGCCGCAGGTGGTCGAAACCTTCGTGCTCAAATATGCCACCGTGCCCAATGCCGCCGCCCTGGTGCGCGAGCTGCTGCCCGAAAACGCCAAGATTTCCGAATTCGCCTCCCGCAACATGCTGGTGGTCAAAAGCACCGAGTCGAGCCTTGGCGAAATCCGTGCCGTACTCGAAACCATCGACCAAGTGCGCCAGCAGGTCTTCATCGAATCCAAGTTCATGGAACTCACCGACGACGCCCAGAAGGATCTCGGCATCGACTGGAGCGTGCTGCAGTCCTACAGCGCCGGGGCCGGCCTGTCCCAGTATACCTACCAGCAGGACAAAAATAGCGGCTATAGCGATTCCTCGGAAAGAAACACCTTCACCGATGTTTCCGGAAACGAGTTCGAACAAACCACGCCGTCCTATGGCGAGTTCCAGCGCGGCGGTTCCTCCCTGGCACCCTGGTCGCTGGCCAATGTCACGCCCGCTCTTTCCGAGCTGGCCGCTTCGGGTTCGAGCAAGAGCAGAACGGAAGTCCTCACCAGCGTACTCTCGGCCGACGAGTTCAGCTTGGTGCTCAGTGCCCTGGAAGATAACAAGGGTGTCAACGTGGTCTCCAACCCGAAGGTCATCGTGGCCAACGAGGAAAAAGCCAATATCTCGATCATCCGCAAGGAACCCAACCTGAAGCAGGAACGCGAGCAGCAGCTCAACGACCAGCCCGCAACCACCATCTTCACACTCGATCCCGACGTGCCGTTCTTCGAATACGGCATCAAGCTCGATGTCACCCCGTCGATCAACACCAGCAGCAACATTACCGTTGCGATCAACCCGTCGCTCACCCGCAAGTATGCCGACAAGGAGGCCGGCGACGTCACCTATCCGATCATCGATGAAAAGAGCATCAAAACCGTGTTCAACCTCGCCAGTGGCCAGACGGCCGCCATCGGTGGCCTGACGGAGGTTACCGAATCGGAACAGGAAAAGAAGGTGCCGTTGCTTGGCGACATACCCTTCATCGGCCGCCTTTTCTCTTGGAAGAGGACGATCCGCGGCCAGGACGAAACCATCATCTTCGTCACCGTTGGTTTGGCCAACACGCAGGACATCAATGCCGAGACCGGCATGCCCGGCGACGCCGAGCTCGCCCGCCGCCAGATCATCGAGGATGCCAACAGCCGCAAGCTGCGCGACCACGGGCGCAACTACTACGAAGCCCAGGAGTCCGACAGGCTCGACGATATGCTGAAGGTCATCGACCAGAAGGAAGCCGAGCGCATCCTCCGCCGCAATGCCGAGCTGGACAAGCAGGCCCGCAAGGCGGCCGAGCAAGCCGCCAAGGAAGAGGAGAAGGCGGCGAAGGAAGCCGCCAAGCAACAGGATATCGCGTCGACTAAATAAATTTTACACGCCAGCCGCCCCCGTGCAACGGGGCGCGGCGGATGGGAGTTAGCCGTGAAAGAAAAAATCATAGGTTGGGGAGTGTTCGCAGGATGCCTGCTGGCCATCGGTATTGCGATGTTCGGGGCCGGGCAGAAGCCTCGCGGAAAAGTAGGCCCGGAACCGCGTCCTGTTCCGGAGCAAAAAGGCACCTCGCCGGTGGCCGCCGAATTCGGCGCCTTCTCGGACGACGATTTAAAGGTGGTGCAGGATGCCCCCGTTTCAACGAACTCGGTTTCGTTCGATGCCACCGAGGGCTGCGAGGTGCTCGATGAGCGCCAGACGATGCTGGGCAACGGCGATGTCGAGCATCGCCGCCTGGTGAAGCGCTCCGGCAAGCACCCGCACCGCATCGTGGTGGAAACCCTGCACCGCGATCGGCAGCTTAGAAGATTTGTTCCAACCGGCCGCACCGAAATGGTGGCCGACCAGGTGTTGGTCAGCCTGCGTGCCGGCGCAGATGAACATGCGCTCCGGGAGCTGGCCGCATCGTTCGATGCCACGGTGTCCCGATCCCTTTCCGATGGCCGCACTTTCATTGTGAAGTTGCAAGCCCCAAGCCTCGATGCCGTGGAAGAGGCCATCGGATTCTTTTCCAAGGCCGCCGCCGAGGTGGCCTATTCCGAGCCGGATTATGTCCGCCATTTTTCCGGCAAGATCCCGAACGACCTGATGTATGGCGACCTTTGGGGCATGCCCAAGGTTTCCGCGCCGGACGCCTGGCAGATCACGACCGGCAGCAAGGATACCCTCGTCGCCGTCATCGATACCGGCATGGACATGGACCATGCCGACCTGCTTTCCAACCTCTGGGTCAACGAAGGCGAAATCGCCGGCGACAACTTCGACAACGATGGCAACGGCTATGTCGATGATGTGAACGGATGGGACTTTGTCGGTGAGATTGGGGACAACGATCCCGACGATGGCGACGGCCATGGCACGCACTGTGCCGGTACCATCGGCGCGGTCGGCAACAATGCCAACCAGGTGGTCGGCGTGTGCTGGGAAGTCAGCATCATGCCGCTGCGAGTCGGTACCAGCGAGGAGTTGCTGGATTCCGATATTGTGGACGGCATCCGCTATGCCGCACGCAACGGCGCCAAGGTGCTTTCCAACTCCTATGGAGGCGAGGGCTTCAGCCAAACCATGTACAATGCGGTTTCTTACGCCAACGACCAGGGCGCCATCTTCGTGGCCGCCGCCGGCAACGACTCGACCGACAACGATTCCACCCCCCAGTATCCCGCCAGCTACGACCTGCCGAACATTGTTTCCGTCGCGGCCACGGATGAAAACGACAACCTGGCAGACTTTTCCAACTATGGCGCCAGCTCGGTCGATCTGGCCGCCCCCGGCGTCAGCATTGTGAGCACCTATCTCAACGGCGATACGGCAACGTTGGATGGCACCTCGATGGCCTGCCCGCACGTGGCCGGCGCCATGGCGCTGCTGGTCACCGTGGATCCGATGCTGACGCCTGCCGAGGCCAAGCAGCTGTTGCTGGCCAGTGTCGATCCGGTTTCCGGACTTTCCGGCAAAGTGGAGACTGGCGGTCGCCTGAACGTGCACGCCATGTTCGCCAACGCCAACGATGCCGACAAGGACGGCATGCCCGACCAGTGGGAAGAACTCTATGGCTTGAACCCGAACAATCCGCACGATGCCGGTCTGGATGGCGACAACGACCACCTGACCAACCTCGAAGAGTTCCAGAACGGATGCGACCCGACCAACGACGACTCGGACGACGACAGCTTGGTCGATGGTTGGGAAATCAAATATAATTTTAATCCGCTCAACGTGCACGGCTCGCTGCCGCGCCTGCAATACCTCGGCCGCAACAGCGATTGCATCGATGCCTACGACCTGGTCGTCAAGGGCAACTATGCCTATGTCGCCGATGGCGCATATGGGTTGAAGGTGCTGGATCTTACCGATCCGGCCAGCCCGGAGCTGGTCGGCTCCTATTCGACGACCGGCGACGCGCGCGGCATCGATGTTGAAGGCAACTATGCCTATGTGGCCGACTATGAAAAGGGACTCTTTATCATCGATGTTTCCAATCCGGCCAACCCGGTGCTCAAATCCTCGCTGTCCACCACGGCGCTGAAGGTGGACGTGGTTGGCGACTATGCCTATGTCGCCGCCCACAACAACGGCTTCAAGATTGCCTCGGTGGCCAGCAAGACCAGTCCGTCCTGGAAGGGCACCTTCTCCGTGATCGGCCTGGAGGTGTTCGACGTGGCGGTTTCCGGCACGACGGCCTATGTGGGCGTCGATGGCGCCAACGCGCGCTTCAATGTCAGCAACCCCGCCAGCCCGACGCTCATCAACCAGCACATCAGCGGCAACAATGGCGTGGGCATGTTCTACAGCGGGGGCCGCATCTATTCGGCCGCCAACCCGCGGGGCGTCATTGTCTACAACTCTTCGTTGCAGGGGCTGGGCGAATACGCCACCTCCGGCACGATCGAGGATGTGTGCTATGGCGAAGGCTTGATCTATGTTGCCGATGGCGTGAACGGGTTCCATGTGCTCGACGGTTCCGATCCCGCCAATATCCAACCCTATGTCAGCTACGACGATGTGCCGGCCTACGGCGTTACCGTCGCCAACGGCTATGCCTATGTGGCCGGCGATGGCGAGGGCATCCAGATCTTCAGAAGCTCGGTCGATGCCGACCACGACGGCATGTACGATGGTTGGGAAATGCAAAACTTCGGAACGCTTGCCAAAAGCTGGGATGGCGACGAGGACGGCGATGCGATCATCAACTGGGGCGAATATCTCGCCAACCTCAACCCGAATGCCGCCGACCAGGATAACGACGGGCTGATCGACGGTGCCGACGAAGTGCGCCGCTACCTGACCGATCCGCGCAAGCAGGATACCGACAACGACGGCCTGGCCGACGGCTTCGAGGTAACAACCAATGCGACCGACAACATCTATCTGACCGATCCGCTCAACGCCGATACCGACGGCGACGAAATGACCGATGGCTGGGAAATCGCCAACGACCTCAACCCGCTGGTGAAGGATGGCGAGTTGGACCTCGACAACGACGGCGCCTCCAACAGGAAAGAGGAGATTGCCGGAACCGATCCCTCCGATCCGGACACGGACGACGACGGCATGCCCGACGGCTGGGAGTTCGATATGGGCATCAACCCCTTGGCCAACGACGCCGCGCTCGATCCCGACGAAGACACCTTCACGAACCTGTTCGAATATGAGCTGCTCTTCAACGGAACCTACACCAATTCCACCCACCCGAAGAAGGCCGATACGGACGTTGACGGTTTGACCGACCCCGAGGAAGTCAATATCCATGGCACCGACCCAACCCATCCCGACACCGATGGCGACGGCATGCCCGACGGCTGGGAAGTGGACTTCGGCCTCGATCCGCTCAGCGATGTCGGCGACGACGGCGCCTCAGGCGACATGGACGGCGACGGCCTGTTGAACTACGAGGAATACCTCAACGGCAGCAATCCGTTTGAGGCGGATACCGATGGCGATGGCTTCCTCGATCCAGAGGAACGCGCCCTCGGAACCATGGCAACCAATCGTTTCGATCCGGTGGTGGTGGACGACAACGCCCCCTTCGACTCCTGGATGTACGGCGGCCAGCCATTCGATCCGCTGTTGAGCGACACCAATGAAAACGGCTCGCTTGAGCACCCGTTCGATGCCATCCAGGAAGCCATCAACGTGGCCTCCAACGGCTTCACGGTGCTGGTGCGGGAAGGCCGCTACCTGGGCTTCGGCAACCGCGACATCAATCCGGGCGGCCTGGAGCTGCGCATCATGGCCGAAAACCAGGCCGACCCTTCCAAGACCCTCATCAAAACCAAGGGCCTGGGCGCCGGCTTCATCTTCGACGGCGGCCAGACGACCAATATGGTGCTCGCCGGATTCTCCATCTGGTCGTCCCTGCTGGGCAGCGACTGCTCCAACGGCGATTGCGGTGAAAAGCACGGCATCATCTGCACCGATGCCTCGAGCCCGTTGATCACCAACTGCGTGGTGGAATATTGCCGCGACGACGGAATCTACTGCGACTTCAACTCCAGCCCGGTGCTCTCGAACGTGACCGTCCGGTCGATCTACGAAGGCCATGGCATCTATGCCAAGAACGGGTCAACGCCCAGTGTCCTGTCGTGCACCATCAACAGCATATACGAGGGCTGCGGAATCCTGGCCGAGGACAGTGTCGGGCTGGATGTCATGGATACCACGATTTCCTTCTGCCAGAACGATGGCGGCCCGGGCCGCGGAATCTGGTTGGTCAACGACGAAACCGCCATCATCCAAAACACCACCATCGCCAATTGCCAAGGCGGCATCCGGTGCGACAACAGTTCGCCGATGATCGACCGCTGCACGCTTTCCGGCAATGAAGCGCCGGACTACTTCGAAGGCGATGGATCCTTTGGCTTCTGGCAGATGAACATTGCCGAGCTGGCGGCTTCCGAGGATAGCGGGATTACCGATGTCACCCACGTCGAGGAAAACGGTGGCGGCATCCTCCTGATGTCGGGCAGCTTCCCGGTAGTCCAGAACTGCGTGATTGTCGGCAACCAAACCTGGGCGTCCGATCCGGACTTCAGCAAGGGCGATGTATCGAAGCCCTACTATGGCTTGGGCGGAGGCCTCTTCTCCGGCGCCGATTGTTCCATTCGGTTGGTCAACTGCACCGTGGCCGACAACCTGGCGATGACCCTCGGCGGTGGATTCACCACCTATGGCAACCATATCGAATATATGCGCAACGACATTCTCTGGGGCAACGTGTGCAGCAATGCGTGGTTGGACACCGATGCCGATCCGGCCGTACTGAGGATTCCGGGCGATGCCCGCTACAACACCTTGCATTGCAACGAGGGCTCCGACCATTTCGACCCGTGGTACTGCGTCATGAGCGATGGCCAGGGCTTCATCGATCCCGATGCCAGCGTGTTCGATGCCGATCCGCTGTTTGTGGGCGGCGGCGACTACCATATCGTCACCAACTCACCCTGCATCGATGTCGGCACCTACTACAACGCACCGTTGTACGACCGCGACAACCTGCCGCGCCCGCTGGATGGCGATACCATTCCCAACAACTATTACTCGATGGATATCGGGGCGTATGAATACCTCAATCCGGGCGCCGATACCGACGGCGACGGAATCCTGGACGGGAACGAGGTGTTCGACTTCACCACCGATCCAACCACCGTCGATTCCGATGGCGACGGCATGTCCGACGGCTACGAGATCGAAAATGGCCTGGATGGCAGCGGTAGCGATGCCGATGCGGATGCGGATGGCGATGGCCTCACCAACGGCGAGGAATTCGCCGCGGGCACCGCCGCCGACAATGCCGACACCGATGGCGACAACAGTCCGGACGGCGATGAAATGATTGCCGGCACCGATGCCACCGATGCCTCCTCGTTCTTCTACGTGTCCGACCTTCGCCCGCTGGCGGGCGGCGGGTGCGCGGTGGCCTTCGATACGGTCGTCGGTCGTACCTACACCGTCTACTGCTGCGGCCAGCTGGGGGGCGACTGGATTCCGGTTGGCCTGCCGGTTGCCGGCTCAGGCGCCGAAATGGTGGTCGAGGATCTTTAT is a genomic window of Pontiella desulfatans containing:
- a CDS encoding type II secretion system protein GspD, with protein sequence MNIAMGKSFWSILAATTLTGTMVYAQQEKIADEDLLSLMETVNGGETATLMGTNLVDEAMDILVAAGENVADTNSTESAEVVDDLGMVAVDQSAMSSGDNLISVRLNKVGLEEAINLFAQLSGANIIVPELTDAAQISVNLKDVEWRPALQSILDTYDYELYQKVAGSNVYSVRQRPVGAPEPQVVETFVLKYATVPNAAALVRELLPENAKISEFASRNMLVVKSTESSLGEIRAVLETIDQVRQQVFIESKFMELTDDAQKDLGIDWSVLQSYSAGAGLSQYTYQQDKNSGYSDSSERNTFTDVSGNEFEQTTPSYGEFQRGGSSLAPWSLANVTPALSELAASGSSKSRTEVLTSVLSADEFSLVLSALEDNKGVNVVSNPKVIVANEEKANISIIRKEPNLKQEREQQLNDQPATTIFTLDPDVPFFEYGIKLDVTPSINTSSNITVAINPSLTRKYADKEAGDVTYPIIDEKSIKTVFNLASGQTAAIGGLTEVTESEQEKKVPLLGDIPFIGRLFSWKRTIRGQDETIIFVTVGLANTQDINAETGMPGDAELARRQIIEDANSRKLRDHGRNYYEAQESDRLDDMLKVIDQKEAERILRRNAELDKQARKAAEQAAKEEEKAAKEAAKQQDIASTK
- a CDS encoding S8 family serine peptidase is translated as MKEKIIGWGVFAGCLLAIGIAMFGAGQKPRGKVGPEPRPVPEQKGTSPVAAEFGAFSDDDLKVVQDAPVSTNSVSFDATEGCEVLDERQTMLGNGDVEHRRLVKRSGKHPHRIVVETLHRDRQLRRFVPTGRTEMVADQVLVSLRAGADEHALRELAASFDATVSRSLSDGRTFIVKLQAPSLDAVEEAIGFFSKAAAEVAYSEPDYVRHFSGKIPNDLMYGDLWGMPKVSAPDAWQITTGSKDTLVAVIDTGMDMDHADLLSNLWVNEGEIAGDNFDNDGNGYVDDVNGWDFVGEIGDNDPDDGDGHGTHCAGTIGAVGNNANQVVGVCWEVSIMPLRVGTSEELLDSDIVDGIRYAARNGAKVLSNSYGGEGFSQTMYNAVSYANDQGAIFVAAAGNDSTDNDSTPQYPASYDLPNIVSVAATDENDNLADFSNYGASSVDLAAPGVSIVSTYLNGDTATLDGTSMACPHVAGAMALLVTVDPMLTPAEAKQLLLASVDPVSGLSGKVETGGRLNVHAMFANANDADKDGMPDQWEELYGLNPNNPHDAGLDGDNDHLTNLEEFQNGCDPTNDDSDDDSLVDGWEIKYNFNPLNVHGSLPRLQYLGRNSDCIDAYDLVVKGNYAYVADGAYGLKVLDLTDPASPELVGSYSTTGDARGIDVEGNYAYVADYEKGLFIIDVSNPANPVLKSSLSTTALKVDVVGDYAYVAAHNNGFKIASVASKTSPSWKGTFSVIGLEVFDVAVSGTTAYVGVDGANARFNVSNPASPTLINQHISGNNGVGMFYSGGRIYSAANPRGVIVYNSSLQGLGEYATSGTIEDVCYGEGLIYVADGVNGFHVLDGSDPANIQPYVSYDDVPAYGVTVANGYAYVAGDGEGIQIFRSSVDADHDGMYDGWEMQNFGTLAKSWDGDEDGDAIINWGEYLANLNPNAADQDNDGLIDGADEVRRYLTDPRKQDTDNDGLADGFEVTTNATDNIYLTDPLNADTDGDEMTDGWEIANDLNPLVKDGELDLDNDGASNRKEEIAGTDPSDPDTDDDGMPDGWEFDMGINPLANDAALDPDEDTFTNLFEYELLFNGTYTNSTHPKKADTDVDGLTDPEEVNIHGTDPTHPDTDGDGMPDGWEVDFGLDPLSDVGDDGASGDMDGDGLLNYEEYLNGSNPFEADTDGDGFLDPEERALGTMATNRFDPVVVDDNAPFDSWMYGGQPFDPLLSDTNENGSLEHPFDAIQEAINVASNGFTVLVREGRYLGFGNRDINPGGLELRIMAENQADPSKTLIKTKGLGAGFIFDGGQTTNMVLAGFSIWSSLLGSDCSNGDCGEKHGIICTDASSPLITNCVVEYCRDDGIYCDFNSSPVLSNVTVRSIYEGHGIYAKNGSTPSVLSCTINSIYEGCGILAEDSVGLDVMDTTISFCQNDGGPGRGIWLVNDETAIIQNTTIANCQGGIRCDNSSPMIDRCTLSGNEAPDYFEGDGSFGFWQMNIAELAASEDSGITDVTHVEENGGGILLMSGSFPVVQNCVIVGNQTWASDPDFSKGDVSKPYYGLGGGLFSGADCSIRLVNCTVADNLAMTLGGGFTTYGNHIEYMRNDILWGNVCSNAWLDTDADPAVLRIPGDARYNTLHCNEGSDHFDPWYCVMSDGQGFIDPDASVFDADPLFVGGGDYHIVTNSPCIDVGTYYNAPLYDRDNLPRPLDGDTIPNNYYSMDIGAYEYLNPGADTDGDGILDGNEVFDFTTDPTTVDSDGDGMSDGYEIENGLDGSGSDADADADGDGLTNGEEFAAGTAADNADTDGDNSPDGDEMIAGTDATDASSFFYVSDLRPLAGGGCAVAFDTVVGRTYTVYCCGQLGGDWIPVGLPVAGSGAEMVVEDLYSEPACFYKVEVGNQ